A genomic window from Vitis riparia cultivar Riparia Gloire de Montpellier isolate 1030 chromosome 18, EGFV_Vit.rip_1.0, whole genome shotgun sequence includes:
- the LOC117906683 gene encoding disease resistance protein RPV1-like, with amino-acid sequence MENLRELHLNKTAIKELPSSIKYLNRLEVLNLYGCKNLVTLPESICNLCFLEVLDVSDCSKLHKLPQNLGRLKSLTIFYACGLNSTCCQLLSLSGLCSLKKLILPWSKLMQGVILSDVCCLYSLEVLDLSFCYIDEGGIPTEICHLSSLQELLLIGNRFRSIPAGIIQLSMLRHLNLGHCEELQQIPALPSSLRVLDVHKCPRLETSSGLLWSSLFNCFKSVIQDFECKIYPKEKRFAQVSLIISGSSGIPKWISHHKKGAKVVAKLPQNWYKNNDLLGFVLYSVYGPLDDESEERLENHGSYFKYGLTLRGHEISLVDEQQFNHSWGCCDVVPKMWMIYYPKAEIVKKCHSNKWRQLTASFCGFLRGKAIKVEECGIHFIYAHDHEQNHGKAMIPTICRECQEDMQSRRYLDVHSCTCLETLSSPSSQLGFSLFKCFKSMIEEFECGSYWDKAIRVAISGNNGIPEWISQQKKDLK; translated from the exons ATGGAAAACTTAAGGGAGCTTCACTTGAACAAAACGGCTATAAAAGAGCTACCATCATCAATCAAATATTTGAATAGGCTTGAAGTTTTGAATCTGTACGGCTGCAAAAACCTTGTGACTCTTCCAGAAAGCATTTGTAATTTATGCTTTCTTGAAGTTCTCGATGTCAGTGATTGTTCAAAACTCCACAAATTGCCACAAAACCTGGGGAGGCTGAAAAGTTTGACGATTTTCTATGCTTGTGGCTTAAATTCCACATGTTGCCAATTGCTTTCTTTGTCAGGTTTATGCTCATTAAAGAAGTTAATTCTACCTTGGTCAAAGCTAATGCAAGGAGTAATCCTGAGTGATGTTTGCTGCTTGTACTCGTTGGAAGTGTTGGATCTATCTTTCTGCTATATAGATGAAGGAGGAATCCCCACTGAAATTTGCCACCTATCATCTCTGCAAGAATTACTTCTAATCGGGAATCGTTTTAGGAGCATACCTGCTGGGATCATTCAACTTTCTATGCTGAGACACCTTAACTTGGGTCACTGTGAAGAGCTTCAACAAATTCCAGCGCTTCCATCTAGTTTGCGTGTCTTAGATGTACATAAGTGCCCACGGCTGGAAACTTCTTCAGGTCTACTCTGGTCTTCTCTATTCAACTGCTTCAAATCAGTGATTCAG GATTTTGAATGCAAGATTTATCCTAAAGAAAAACGTTTTGCCCAAGTAAGTCTTATTATTTCAGGAAGTAGTGGAATTCCAAAATGGATAAGCCATCACAAAAAGGGAGCTAAAGTAGTAGCAAAGCTTCCTCAAAATTGGTATAAAAATAATGACTTGTTGGGTTTTGTTTTGTACTCTGTCTATGGTCCACTTGATGATGAATCTGAGGAGAGACTGGAGAATCATGGAAGTTACTTCAAGTATGGTTTGACTTTGCGTGGTCATGAAATTTCTTTGGTGGATGAACAACAGTTTAATCACTCGTGGGGCTGCTGTGATGTTGTACCAAAAATGTGGATGATTTATTATCCGAAGGCAGAGATTGTGAAGAAGTGTCACTCAAATAAATGGAGGCAGTTGACGGCTTCATTTTGTGGCTTCTTACGTGGTAAAGCAATAAAAGTGGAAGAGTGTGGGATCCATTTTATATATGCCCATGATCATGAACAGAACCATGGTAAAGCAATGATACCCACCATTTGCCGGGAATGTCAAGAGGATATGCAATCCCGACGGTATCTAGATGTCCACAGTTGCACATGCTTGGAAACTTTATCAAGTCCATCAAGTCAACTTGGTTTTTCTCTGTTCAAATGCTTCAAATCAATGATTGAG GAATTTGAATGCGGCTCCTATTGGGACAAAGCAATCAGAGTTGCTATTTCGGGAAATAATGGAATTCCAGAGTGGATAAGCCAGCAAAAAAAGGATCTCAAATAA